In the Sorghum bicolor cultivar BTx623 chromosome 4, Sorghum_bicolor_NCBIv3, whole genome shotgun sequence genome, ttcttgcctttgactaccTCTGTAAATGCACGGCAGAATTCTAGAAACTGAATTGCAGCCCCAACATCCTCATCGTCAAGTTGTGCACCTGCAATGTTTGTGACTGGGGTACCCCTGGGTAGCACAGTGTTACTATTGAGCGAATCAGGGTTCTCATCCATCTGCAATGGTTCACTATTGACTCCACCATGTGACGTTTCATCAGCAGGATCCTTCTTTGCCCTGTGCTTAAGCTTCTGTCTTTTCTTGATATGAACAGAAGGAAGTGAGTTGAGATCAACACCTATATTTTCATCCCCTTCATCTGCTGGAACTGTATTGAGATCAATGCCTATATTTACATCCTTTTCAGTGGCCACCTCATCAGCAGCATCTGTCCCTTGGGATCTCTTTGTGCCCTGCTGCATGTTTGTAACAGTGTGTCAGTAAAGCATATCAACAAGAGTATTATTGCAAGGCACAACATAGAATTAGAGAGTAAAACAGCAATACCTTGTCACTAGCATTAACCTTGAGTATCGCTTGCGCAGCAGCCACCACATCTGACCCCTTCTCAAGGAGATCATGGACAGAGGTGCACCCAGAAGCCTTGGCGATGTGGGCCATTATCCCAGTTGGCATCTCGCCTTTCTTCTTTCTGGTCAAACACCCACAAGACAAATAAGAAGATCTAGATTCCCCACCATGGCAACTGAACTGAGCACCAGCACCCCCGAATCATCTATGCACGGCTCACCTACAGAAGCTGCAGTTACAGATGCCCCTGCACTTAGGGCAGATCCAGTCCTCCTTGCTGGCCGCCTCCTCGGCACTCTCGCCGTACCTAAGGAAACCAGACCACTGAGAAAGAAATTGCACCCGCTGGGAAGAAATTGAGGATGGCCATTTATTACCTGTTAAGGAGGCACTTGCGGCAGTACTTGATTGGGCACGGACCCTTCTTCTTGACTTGCTTGCACGCCGCTGCGAAGTCCGTTGTCTTCTGGCGGCACTGCAGAGAACAGAGTAGCAAAACGAGTCAAATCTAAGTACCTCGTAAATCAGAAGCAGGGGAACAGGAAGGACGGGCAGATTAGCTCACCTGGTGGCAGGTCTTGCCATTCTCTGGATCGTAGATCCGGCGACCAACAACCCGGACTCCGGGCGCCGGGTTGCGTTTCTTGGCCTTGACCTCCGGCGCTATGACCTCCAGCGGCTGCGGCTCCAGCACGTCGGCCGTCCCCTCGCCGAAGCGGGCGTTCCCCTCCGGTGGTGCGGCCATCCAAAGTGACCGGCGACGAGCTCGGAGGAAGGAAGGATGCAGCTAGGTCGTGGAGGCTCTCAGATTCGAAATGAAGGAATGCTGGATTGTCGTGGTGCGAGAGGCTTATGCGGGGATTTCTTCCGTTTCCGGTG is a window encoding:
- the LOC8077788 gene encoding uncharacterized protein LOC8077788 isoform X3 — translated: MAAPPEGNARFGEGTADVLEPQPLEVIAPEVKAKKRNPAPGVRVVGRRIYDPENGKTCHQCRQKTTDFAAACKQVKKKGPCPIKYCRKCLLNRYGESAEEAASKEDWICPKCRGICNCSFCRKKKGEMPTGIMAHIAKASGCTSVHDLLEKGSDVVAAAQAILKVNASDKQGTKRSQGTDAADEVATEKDVNIGIDLNTVPADEGDENIGVDLNSLPSVHIKKRQKLKHRAKKDPADETSHGGVNSEPLQMDENPDSLNSNTVLPRGTPVTNIAGAQLDDEDVGAAIQFLEFCRAFTEIFQIKKGQPERILQDLVGGRELRLVSSVVAGFHINLLSVIREGRGKKPLAYTRDRDAWVIDVGKYISESAFISKGFPLNYINQGISGYKNLSPSCKLRVLNFLCDETLSTDKLRNWIDMQNDIAAEPMNAAREKARAAKEMEKELKERLKDNVDKTMLSPNEAAAFSSEENKYLLSQIKEAQEAKRAAINGMATMEKQGGLWTKPLMVEKGVAYWKLDGYCENSAILLQEYGDDELMANKDKWFMFTEDEEKVIEEHVATGWIGYALGCLS
- the LOC8077788 gene encoding uncharacterized protein LOC8077788 isoform X1, translating into MAAPPEGNARFGEGTADVLEPQPLEVIAPEVKAKKRNPAPGVRVVGRRIYDPENGKTCHQCRQKTTDFAAACKQVKKKGPCPIKYCRKCLLNRYGESAEEAASKEDWICPKCRGICNCSFCRKKKGEMPTGIMAHIAKASGCTSVHDLLEKGSDVVAAAQAILKVNASDKQGTKRSQGTDAADEVATEKDVNIGIDLNTVPADEGDENIGVDLNSLPSVHIKKRQKLKHRAKKDPADETSHGGVNSEPLQMDENPDSLNSNTVLPRGTPVTNIAGAQLDDEDVGAAIQFLEFCRAFTEIFQIKKGQPERILQDLVGGRELRLVSSVVAGFHINLLSVIREGRGKKPLAYTRDRDAWVIDVGKYISESAFISKGFPLNYINQGISGYKNLSPSCKLRVLNFLCDETLSTDKLRNWIDMQNDIAAEPMNAAREKARAAKEMEKELKERLKDNVDKTMLSPNEAAAFSSEENKYLLSQIKEAQEAKRAAINGMATMEKQGGLWTKPLMVEKGVAYWKLDGYCENSAILLQEYGDDELMANKDKWFMFTEDEEKVIEEHVATGSRHKMRKRIRV
- the LOC8077788 gene encoding uncharacterized protein LOC8077788 isoform X2, producing MAAPPEGNARFGEGTADVLEPQPLEVIAPEVKAKKRNPAPGVRVVGRRIYDPENGKTCHQCRQKTTDFAAACKQVKKKGPCPIKYCRKCLLNRYGESAEEAASKEDWICPKCRGICNCSFCRKKKGEMPTGIMAHIAKASGCTSVHDLLEKGSDVVAAAQAILKVNASDKGTKRSQGTDAADEVATEKDVNIGIDLNTVPADEGDENIGVDLNSLPSVHIKKRQKLKHRAKKDPADETSHGGVNSEPLQMDENPDSLNSNTVLPRGTPVTNIAGAQLDDEDVGAAIQFLEFCRAFTEIFQIKKGQPERILQDLVGGRELRLVSSVVAGFHINLLSVIREGRGKKPLAYTRDRDAWVIDVGKYISESAFISKGFPLNYINQGISGYKNLSPSCKLRVLNFLCDETLSTDKLRNWIDMQNDIAAEPMNAAREKARAAKEMEKELKERLKDNVDKTMLSPNEAAAFSSEENKYLLSQIKEAQEAKRAAINGMATMEKQGGLWTKPLMVEKGVAYWKLDGYCENSAILLQEYGDDELMANKDKWFMFTEDEEKVIEEHVATGSRHKMRKRIRV
- the LOC8077788 gene encoding uncharacterized protein LOC8077788 isoform X4; this encodes MAAPPEGNARFGEGTADVLEPQPLEVIAPEVKAKKRNPAPGVRVVGRRIYDPENGKTCHQCRQKTTDFAAACKQVKKKGPCPIKYCRKCLLNRYGESAEEAASKEDWICPKCRGICNCSFCRKKKGEMPTGIMAHIAKASGCTSVHDLLEKGSDVVAAAQAILKVNASDKQGTKRSQGTDAADEVATEKDVNIGIDLNTVPADEGDENIGVDLNSLPSVHIKKRQKLKHRAKKDPADETSHGGVNSEPLQMDENPDSLNSNTVLPRGTPVTNIAGAQLDDEDVGAAIQFLEFCRAFTEIFQIKKGQPERILQDLVGGRELRLVSSVVAGFHINLLSVIREGRGKNKLRNWIDMQNDIAAEPMNAAREKARAAKEMEKELKERLKDNVDKTMLSPNEAAAFSSEENKYLLSQIKEAQEAKRAAINGMATMEKQGGLWTKPLMVEKGVAYWKLDGYCENSAILLQEYGDDELMANKDKWFMFTEDEEKVIEEHVATGSRHKMRKRIRV